TTCTATTTCTTTTCTAACATTGGGAAAGTAAGTCTTAAAAAAGGTCTTGGCCTCTTTTTTATTGGTGATGTTCTCAAAAGAAACTTCTCCTTCAAAGGGTAAAAATAGGGTACATGTAAAACTTCCATCTAGATTTGGCATGGCGATGAGCATGAATTTTCCCCTTGGCCAAATATGAAAGGAGTTTTTATCCAATTTATGCGTGCCATCCTCGTTTGGCGGAATCGCTAACTCCTTATATCCCACGTCTATGAAGTCCTGTGAATAATCAAACCTACTACGACGTTGCATTTTGTGTCTTACTCTTGAAAAAGCACCGTCACAACCAAAAATGATATCATATTGGTATTCCTTCCACTCACTTTTCTCGGATTCTCCCGTAAATATTCTGGCTTCTGGTAAATCAACGTCCCAAACCTTTTCATTGAACCTAAAAAGAACTCCCTCTTCTTCTGCCAAGTCAATCATTCTTCTATTTAGGATTCCACGTGAAATTGACCAAATTGCCTCACCTTCTTTGCCATATTTCTGAAAATAAACGGGCTTATCATTCACGTGCATAGCTCGTTTATCCAAAGGAATCGCAATTTCTTTGATAGTTTCTTCCAGTCCTACCTTACGAAGGGATTTCCATCCTCGGTTGCTCATAGCCAAGTTAATGGAACGGCCAGAAAACTCTATTGTCCGTATATCTGGTCTCCTATCAAAAACGGTAACCGAATGTCCTTTTTTCTTTAAATAAATTGCTAAAAGAGAGCCCACCAATCCAGAACCAATGATGGCTATATTTTTAGAGGTCTGTACCATAAATGCCTATAGGCGAATTCATATTAAGTTTTAAATGTACGGAAAATTGAAATATCAAAAATCAATTGGAATAAAGACCGCTTTGCTCTTTGAGTAAAGAAACAAGACTTGCCTATCTTTTGTTCTTACCCCCCGTTTGCAAAATTAGCCGAGCACAAAAAAGTGAGAGTGTATTTAGAAAAGTGAATCAAGACCACTTCGCTAAAAGAGCAAAGACCGTTTCGCTAAAAAGAGTAGAGAACAAAGACATCGCCTATCCTGATTCTTAGCTCTTGGTTCTTTTTTCTAAATCTTCTTCACCTATTCGGTTCATGAATTTTTGACATTTATTTAACGAACAGTCGTAGACTTTTGGTGCAAAAGTTGACGTATATATTCTAAATATTCCGCTTCGGCGCCACTATATGAAAAAAGTCCTTCACAAAATTTGCGAAGGACTTTTTCCCTTTTTAAGTGAAGAGGCAAACAATTACCTACTCCAATATACCGTCTACGATACCGTATTTCACAGACTCTTCTGCACCCATCCAGTAATCACGGTCAAAATCTTTCATCACCTTATCAAAATCCTGTCCACAATTATCTGCCAGTATTTTTGCTCCAAGCTCTTTGGTCTTTATAATTTCCTTGGCTTGAATCTCAATATTGGAGGCTTGTCCTTGGGCACCACCACTTGGCTGATGAATCATTACTCGCGCATGTGGCTGTATAAATCTTCTTCCTTTCTCACCAACGGACAATAAAATTGAACCCATTGAAGCAGCTAAACCTGAACAAACTGTAGAAACCGGGCTTTTTATTTGCTTGATGGTATCATAAATAGCAAAACCAGAAGTAACATAACCGCCCGGGCTATTTATAATAAGTTGGATTTCCTTATTGTTCTGTAAATCTAAATACAGTAAGCGATCAATAACATGTTTTGCGGAATCATCATCTACCATACCCCATAAAAACACCTTGCGCTCTTCCAATAATTTTTCTTGGACCAATTCTTGAACTTTTCCTTTTTTTGAACTCATTTTTTATTTCTTGAAAGTTTCAAAATTAATCAAATTCCGAAGAAGTTATTGCTTCAAACATACCTCATTCTCCAAATAAAGGTAATTATGACTTTATCTCTACCTTTTCCGATACAACATCTTTAATTGGAATGACAAATTTTCCCTTTTTGGTTACCAAGGTCAACGTATTGTTTTCAATAGCTTCCACTGTTCCCGAGTTTTCCCCTATTACAAGCTTATCACCAACGGCATATGTTCTTCTTGTATAGAAAGACCGCAGCATATCGGTAATGATATCTCTGGAGCCAAGTCCCAGTCCTATGGCAAAGGCCAACAAAAAAGCACCGAGAATGAGTGTGATATTATTCGTAATAATCGTAGTATCGATTCCGGCTTGGTTCAAGGCCGTTATCGAAATAAAGATTACGATGATGTAAAAAAGTAGATTGCTCACCAGATTGGACCCACTGAACTCTAGCGAATCAAATAATTTCTTTACCGTGGTTTTGATGAAATTACCAATATACAGCCCGATCATCATTAATGCTAAAGCACTGAACAATCTCGGCAGATAACGCAAAAGGTTTCCTATTTCGGTAGAAATAATTTCCCAGCTCAGTATATCTGCAGCAACGATCAAGAATACCAAGAGCAATAACCATTTTACAAAACCAAGAATTACCTTAATGATGTCAATCTTAAAATCTCCCTTACCAAAAAGGTTCATCTCGTTTATCTTGTCGCTCAAGGTATTGATCTTGGCAAGCTTCAAAATCTTTCCTAATACAAAAAGTATAATTTTGGTCACCAACCATCCTACCAATAGTATGATTAGCGCACCAATAATCTTGGGCAGCGCCAGTGCAATATCCCTACCCATTGCAGCCAGCGAATCAAAAGTCAAGTTCTTCCATTCGTTAATTGTTTCCATATGTATTGTTTTATCGTGTTGTTTTAATTGTCTTTTGTAGTCCTAAAGAGCTTGCGCAAAGCCGAACCCACATTAAAAGAGAAGAGCGAGGCCAAATCCATGATCAGCTTAGCTGCAGCTATGTCGTTCATGACCTTTTTCTTCATTCCCGGGGGGACTTCCCGTAATGAAGCTTCTAATTCCCTAAATGGATTTTTTCTTTGCTTTGCCATCTATGGTAACGTATTATAGGTTTCCACCAATCGTTCTTTTGCCCTTTTCAATCGCATTTTTACTGCGCTTTCGCCTAGCTCCATCAAAGCTACCAGGTCTTTTATCGATGCTCCATCTTGGTATTTCAACAATAAAATGGATTTTTCCTCTGCCGATACCAATTCCAAGGCCTCTCTTAATTTGTTCGCCTTCATCTCATAAAGGCTTTCCTCGGGCACCTCCTCTGTCAATTTATATTCAGAATCTTCCACAGGGGAAGATTTATCGCTCATCTTTCGCTGTTTGTTTCGATTAACATAGTTCACACAAAAATTATAGGTAAATGAATACAACCATGTCGAAAACTTTGATTTACCCTTAAAAAGTTTCAACTTAATGAACAGTTGCAGAAAAACATCTTGGGTCAAATCCTCGGCTTCATCTTGTGATCTTGCAAATCCATAACATTTATTGTAAACCATTTTAGCATAACGGTCATAGAGCTTACCAAACAATAATGGATTGTTATTGGCCACTATTCGTTTTACCAATTCCTCATCCGAAACATTCGCATACGGGTCGTCTGCCTGCGATGATTCCTTATCGAGGTTATTTATAAGAATAAGAAACAGCTTCTTTAAAAAGGTCACTTAGATGTTAGGTTATGATTCGGTTAGCATTACTTTTTACGGAAACGTACTACAAGATAAATTAAAATGACATTATATTTGGGGCAAAACTTATTATGAAACGCATTCCCATTTTAACATTTCTATCTTTTCTGATGCTTTTGTCCTGCAAAACAGAACAAAAAAAAGCAGTCCCGAAAGAAAAACAACAAAAAACAATCCCGGAAAAGATTGCGGATGCACACGGATATGAACATTGGAAGGCTGTAAAAGAATTTACCTTTACGTTCAATGTTGACAGGGACAGTACTCATTTTGAAAGAACTTGGGTATGGCTACCAAAATCGAATACCGTAACTTCAATTACTTCGAAAGACACCTTGACTTACAATAGAAAGTCCATGGATAGCACTGCCGTAAAGATCAATGGTGGCTTTATAAATGACAGGTATTGGATTTTGGCACCATTTAATCTGATATGGGATTCGAATAATTACACCTACGAACATTCCGAAAATGAAAAGTCACCTATAGCTAAAGAATCTATGCAAAGATTGACCATAATCTATGGTAATGAAGGTGGTTATACACCAGGAGATGCGTACGACTTTTACTTCAAGGATGATTTTATAATCCGTGAGTGGGTTTTTAGAAAAGGAAACCAAGAAGAGCCTTCCATGGCAACTACTTGGGAAGACTATGTTGACATAGGTGGTTTAAAATTAGTGCGTGATCATAAAAAGGCCGATGGAAACTTTAGCATTAACCTCACCAATTTAGACGTTCAAAAAGAGTAAAAGTTAGAATCTGTTCCTTTTCAATAGCATCGTAGTCATTAAAACAAGTAAGACACAACCTAAAAGGGCATAAAAACTGTGTTTTAGCGATGCGCTCTCCGCTAAAAATCCAAGGATTACAGGGCCCAATAAAAAACCTGAATACCCAGTTCCTGCAATAAAGGAAACTCCTTGGGCGGAATCTACACCTTTTACGTTTCCTCCGATTCTAAATAGTTCTGGAACTATTACGGAGAAACCAAGTCCGTTAAGTGCAAAGCCTACGATTGCTAGAACCGTATGTTCAGAAAGTACCAATGCATACCCAAAAATTGCTATTAATGCACCTAAGGCCACAATTTTGACAGAGCCAATCTTTGCGCTTATCCCGTCCCCTAAAAATCTACCCAAAGTCATTGCAGCCGAAAACGCCAAAAAGCCTGAACCTATCAGTACGCTTGGTGCCAGCGTGACCTCTTTAAGATAAAGCCCGCTCCAGTCTACGATAGCTCCTTCACTGCCCATAGCTACAAACCCTATTATTCCCAGTAAAAACAAAGGTTTGAACAGTTTTAGGCTAAATGGCTCTTTATCTACGGGTGCAGCTACAACACTCTTGTAGTTTTTATAAAATAGTAGATTTATGATAAAAACGAGTATAACCGTAATACCCATATGTAATACCGGATTTCCGATAATCGGAATAAGAAAACTCCCCAATCCTACAACTACACCTCCCAAACTAAAAAATCCGTGTGCGGCCGACATGAAGTTCTGCTTGTCTTCTTTTTCAATTTCGGTAACCAGTGTATTCATGGAAATATCCGTAAGTCCGTTAGATGCACCAAAAAGAAACAGCGATATCATTAACAAATAATAATTTGGCGCTAGAAGCGGAAAGAGTGCCAAGATGCTACTTAACATCACTCCCATCCATGTGGCCTTTCCTACCCCAA
The nucleotide sequence above comes from Flagellimonas sp. HMM57. Encoded proteins:
- a CDS encoding NAD(P)/FAD-dependent oxidoreductase codes for the protein MVQTSKNIAIIGSGLVGSLLAIYLKKKGHSVTVFDRRPDIRTIEFSGRSINLAMSNRGWKSLRKVGLEETIKEIAIPLDKRAMHVNDKPVYFQKYGKEGEAIWSISRGILNRRMIDLAEEEGVLFRFNEKVWDVDLPEARIFTGESEKSEWKEYQYDIIFGCDGAFSRVRHKMQRRSRFDYSQDFIDVGYKELAIPPNEDGTHKLDKNSFHIWPRGKFMLIAMPNLDGSFTCTLFLPFEGEVSFENITNKKEAKTFFKTYFPNVRKEIENLTQDFFKNPTSAMVTMKCYPWTYWNKVALVGDSAHAIVPFYGQGMNAGFEDIYELDELMGTHGDDWETIFSEYQKSRKPNADAIAELSYRNFMEMSHKTADPKFLLQKKIEKRFAENHPDKWIPVYSRVTFSERSYAEALAIGDEQEKIMQEVMSMPDIEAHWDSKAVENKILSLLGDIATS
- a CDS encoding ClpP family protease, whose product is MSSKKGKVQELVQEKLLEERKVFLWGMVDDDSAKHVIDRLLYLDLQNNKEIQLIINSPGGYVTSGFAIYDTIKQIKSPVSTVCSGLAASMGSILLSVGEKGRRFIQPHARVMIHQPSGGAQGQASNIEIQAKEIIKTKELGAKILADNCGQDFDKVMKDFDRDYWMGAEESVKYGIVDGILE
- a CDS encoding mechanosensitive ion channel domain-containing protein, whose amino-acid sequence is METINEWKNLTFDSLAAMGRDIALALPKIIGALIILLVGWLVTKIILFVLGKILKLAKINTLSDKINEMNLFGKGDFKIDIIKVILGFVKWLLLLVFLIVAADILSWEIISTEIGNLLRYLPRLFSALALMMIGLYIGNFIKTTVKKLFDSLEFSGSNLVSNLLFYIIVIFISITALNQAGIDTTIITNNITLILGAFLLAFAIGLGLGSRDIITDMLRSFYTRRTYAVGDKLVIGENSGTVEAIENNTLTLVTKKGKFVIPIKDVVSEKVEIKS
- a CDS encoding RNA polymerase sigma factor; amino-acid sequence: MTFLKKLFLILINNLDKESSQADDPYANVSDEELVKRIVANNNPLLFGKLYDRYAKMVYNKCYGFARSQDEAEDLTQDVFLQLFIKLKLFKGKSKFSTWLYSFTYNFCVNYVNRNKQRKMSDKSSPVEDSEYKLTEEVPEESLYEMKANKLREALELVSAEEKSILLLKYQDGASIKDLVALMELGESAVKMRLKRAKERLVETYNTLP
- a CDS encoding MFS transporter; its protein translation is MKSLQLIFSNPRYFAPAWVFASLNIWFGTWAIYIPTVKDKLNIDKADLGIAIFCLSLGVFTIFPLASKIINKLGVGKATWMGVMLSSILALFPLLAPNYYLLMISLFLFGASNGLTDISMNTLVTEIEKEDKQNFMSAAHGFFSLGGVVVGLGSFLIPIIGNPVLHMGITVILVFIINLLFYKNYKSVVAAPVDKEPFSLKLFKPLFLLGIIGFVAMGSEGAIVDWSGLYLKEVTLAPSVLIGSGFLAFSAAMTLGRFLGDGISAKIGSVKIVALGALIAIFGYALVLSEHTVLAIVGFALNGLGFSVIVPELFRIGGNVKGVDSAQGVSFIAGTGYSGFLLGPVILGFLAESASLKHSFYALLGCVLLVLMTTMLLKRNRF